A region of Kribbella sp. NBC_01245 DNA encodes the following proteins:
- a CDS encoding MMPL family transporter → MDTRVPSESPSAAPTTVDAAHLAPPGRVASFIAGRRTKWLVLVAWIVAIVALGPLAGKMGEVEKNDAAAWLPASAESTAATELLARFEGSDLVPAVIVYQRESGLTAADKAVIEQNRQEVTPMAVGAMPPAIPSEDGKAMLLTVPLSDEHALDQVKELQKLTDRAPPGLEAKVSGPAGGMEAFVSSFEGTDTTLFAAAAIVVAILLLLIYRSPVLWMLPLISAAIATVTAMSVVYLLADNAGLTVNGQTAGILPVLVFGAGTDYALLLLARYREELHIHEDRHHAMAVALHRSGPAIIASSATVALGMLCLLIADLSSNAGLGPVAAVGVVCALLAITTLLPALMVVFGRWVFWPKRPHPHTEVNETRTAWGAVGRRAARRPRLVWVGTAAVLASFGVAAFTVDTGLGFADQFRNTPDAVVGQQMMEKHFPSGQAAPAEIVANASSASAVTAAATATDGVGQVAPPVKSTDGQLVKISAVLTESDPEKTGPIVERLRAAVHAVPGADAKIGGEPASAYDIATASDHDRTWVPPLVLGVIVIVLVLLLRSLVAPLLLVATVVLSFGAAVGASWLLFSGPMGFAGVDDSWMLLGFVLLVALGVDYNIFLAHRTREEVAKHGHREGVINGLAVTGGVITSAGIVLAATFLALAVLPLVSMTEMGILIALGVLLDTFVVRPLLVPMLAIDVGERFWWPTRPALQPDESPAAAEPVRETAGV, encoded by the coding sequence ATGGATACCCGTGTGCCCAGCGAGTCGCCCAGTGCCGCGCCCACCACAGTGGATGCCGCCCATCTCGCACCACCGGGAAGGGTCGCGTCGTTCATCGCCGGCCGCCGGACCAAGTGGCTCGTACTGGTCGCCTGGATCGTCGCAATAGTTGCCCTAGGCCCCCTTGCGGGCAAGATGGGCGAGGTCGAGAAGAACGACGCGGCGGCCTGGTTGCCGGCCAGCGCCGAGTCGACCGCCGCGACGGAGTTGCTGGCCCGGTTCGAGGGTTCCGACCTGGTCCCGGCCGTCATCGTCTATCAGCGCGAGTCGGGTCTGACCGCCGCCGACAAGGCCGTCATCGAGCAGAACCGCCAGGAGGTCACGCCGATGGCGGTCGGCGCGATGCCGCCGGCGATCCCGTCCGAGGACGGCAAGGCGATGCTGCTGACCGTGCCGTTGAGCGACGAGCACGCGCTCGACCAGGTGAAGGAGCTGCAGAAGCTGACCGACCGCGCGCCACCTGGTCTCGAGGCGAAGGTCTCCGGTCCGGCCGGTGGTATGGAGGCCTTTGTCAGCTCGTTCGAAGGCACGGACACCACGTTGTTCGCGGCCGCCGCGATCGTGGTCGCGATCCTGCTGTTGCTGATCTACCGCAGTCCCGTGCTCTGGATGTTGCCGCTGATCTCGGCCGCGATCGCCACCGTCACGGCGATGTCGGTCGTCTATCTGCTGGCCGACAACGCCGGCCTGACGGTCAACGGGCAGACCGCGGGAATCCTTCCAGTATTGGTCTTCGGGGCCGGCACGGACTACGCATTGTTGCTCTTGGCCCGTTACCGGGAAGAGCTGCACATACACGAGGATCGGCATCACGCGATGGCCGTCGCCTTGCACCGCAGTGGTCCCGCGATCATCGCGTCGTCCGCGACCGTTGCCCTGGGCATGCTCTGCCTGCTGATCGCCGACCTGTCCTCGAACGCCGGTCTCGGCCCGGTCGCTGCCGTCGGCGTGGTCTGCGCCCTCCTCGCCATCACGACCCTGCTGCCGGCACTGATGGTCGTCTTCGGCCGCTGGGTCTTCTGGCCGAAGCGCCCGCACCCGCACACCGAGGTCAACGAGACCCGCACTGCCTGGGGTGCCGTCGGCCGTCGTGCGGCCCGTCGTCCGCGTCTGGTCTGGGTCGGTACGGCGGCCGTGCTGGCGTCCTTCGGCGTAGCCGCGTTCACGGTGGACACGGGCCTCGGATTCGCCGACCAGTTCCGCAACACCCCTGACGCGGTCGTCGGCCAGCAGATGATGGAGAAGCACTTCCCGTCCGGCCAGGCGGCCCCGGCCGAGATCGTCGCGAACGCCTCGTCGGCATCAGCGGTGACCGCGGCCGCAACGGCTACCGACGGCGTCGGCCAGGTCGCGCCGCCCGTGAAGTCGACGGATGGCCAGTTGGTGAAGATCTCCGCCGTACTGACCGAGTCCGATCCCGAGAAGACCGGGCCGATCGTGGAGCGTCTGCGCGCGGCCGTACACGCCGTACCCGGCGCGGACGCGAAGATCGGCGGCGAACCCGCCTCGGCGTACGACATCGCCACGGCCTCCGACCATGACCGGACCTGGGTGCCGCCGTTGGTGCTGGGTGTGATCGTCATCGTGCTGGTCCTGCTGCTGCGTTCCCTGGTCGCACCCTTGTTGCTGGTGGCAACCGTTGTGCTGTCGTTCGGCGCTGCCGTAGGTGCTTCGTGGCTGCTGTTCTCCGGGCCGATGGGATTCGCCGGGGTGGACGACTCGTGGATGTTGCTCGGGTTCGTACTGCTGGTGGCGCTCGGGGTCGACTACAACATCTTCCTGGCCCATCGAACCCGGGAGGAGGTCGCCAAACACGGTCATCGCGAGGGTGTGATCAACGGCTTGGCGGTCACGGGTGGGGTGATCACCAGCGCGGGCATCGTGCTCGCCGCGACGTTCCTGGCGTTGGCGGTGCTGCCGCTGGTGTCGATGACGGAGATGGGCATCCTGATCGCCCTCGGCGTACTGCTCGACACCTTCGTCGTACGGCCGTTGCTGGTGCCGATGCTGGCCATCGACGTCGGCGAGCGCTTCTGGTGGCCGACCCGTCCAGCCCTCCAGCCGGACGAGTCGCCTGCCGCGGCTGAGCCGGTTCGCGAGACTGCGGGGGTCTAG
- a CDS encoding HpcH/HpaI aldolase/citrate lyase family protein, with product MAEQIPAGKALRSRRSCLATPGSNPRFLEKAKGLDADQVFLDLEDSVAPIAKVDARKNIVAALNEGGWGSKIRVVRVNDWTTEWTYADVIEIVSGAGANLDCIMLPKVQTAEQVVALDLLLTQIERVHGLEVGRIGIEAQIENALGLTNVNAIAQASPRVETIIFGPADFMASINMKSLVVGEQPPGYDVGDAYHYILMQILMAARAHGKQAIDGPYLQIKELEGFRRVAGRSAALGFDGKWVLHPDQIAAANEVYSPRQDDYDHAENILDAYDHFTSAAGGARGAVMLGDEMIDEASRKMALVVSAKGRAAGMARTNVWQPPA from the coding sequence ATGGCTGAGCAGATTCCGGCCGGTAAGGCGTTGCGGTCCAGGCGTTCCTGCCTGGCCACACCCGGATCGAACCCGCGCTTCCTGGAGAAGGCCAAGGGGCTGGACGCCGACCAGGTGTTCCTCGACCTGGAGGACTCGGTCGCGCCGATCGCCAAGGTGGACGCGCGCAAGAACATCGTCGCCGCGCTGAACGAAGGCGGCTGGGGTTCGAAGATCCGGGTCGTGCGGGTGAACGACTGGACCACCGAGTGGACCTACGCCGACGTGATCGAGATCGTCTCCGGCGCCGGCGCGAACCTCGACTGCATCATGCTGCCGAAGGTGCAGACCGCCGAGCAGGTGGTCGCCCTCGACCTGCTGCTCACCCAGATCGAGCGCGTGCACGGTCTCGAGGTCGGCCGGATCGGCATCGAGGCCCAGATCGAGAACGCGCTCGGCCTCACCAACGTCAACGCCATCGCGCAGGCCTCGCCCCGGGTCGAGACGATCATCTTCGGCCCGGCCGACTTCATGGCCAGTATCAACATGAAGTCCCTGGTCGTCGGCGAGCAGCCCCCGGGGTACGACGTGGGCGACGCCTACCACTACATCCTGATGCAGATCCTGATGGCGGCGCGGGCGCACGGTAAGCAGGCGATCGACGGCCCGTACCTGCAGATCAAGGAGCTCGAGGGCTTCCGCCGGGTGGCAGGGCGGTCCGCGGCCCTCGGTTTCGACGGCAAGTGGGTGCTGCACCCGGACCAGATCGCCGCCGCGAACGAGGTCTACTCGCCCCGGCAGGACGACTACGACCACGCGGAGAACATCCTCGACGCGTACGACCACTTCACCTCGGCCGCCGGTGGCGCGCGCGGTGCGGTGATGCTGGGCGACGAGATGATCGACGAGGCCTCGCGCAAGATGGCCCTGGTGGTCTCGGCCAAGGGTCGCGCGGCGGGGATGGCCCGTACGAACGTCTGGCAGCCGCCGGCCTAG